From a single Pirellulaceae bacterium genomic region:
- a CDS encoding VWA domain-containing protein: protein MYAVVLAQVGFSSAAMLAWGAAALIPLVLHLWRQRRRISVPWAAMQLLRQVQAHQARRAKLFQWLLVLLRMSLLVVLALALARPFWTSSTVSDGTFTQPVGKLWILVVDTSYSMGYRADQLTRLERATERAMQILAGSRPGDAYALIAAEDPARGVVVRPTLDRQRMAAEIQRLTDTALGCDLASALTMADQIAQDGAQTGGVPRTVEIVLFSDLSSDSWQSAVDGPAARLWQQLQQRYRVTIEPIVDTRPVNMAVETLTASATRVVTGNPINVQATIANFSEAVTGLEVVLELSGQVVARQRIDVPSYDRQTVQFEIKAYQPGMQVLSVSIPTDRLLIDNYRDLIIDVRSAHRVLIVAHQTQVINAWDLALRSHHEATRVIAASKLPTMSLKDWDIIVIDNPTPTGLNSLERLTEYVHAGGAVIMAIGSNLGEDFLQDIQPNTLTALTNLLGCRLRSASQYGSWDIDPLEYSSPVVSAFAGFPNSGLLTTPIFRYWVTDVASAELQVDLALATGKPLIVRHALGQGTVATWLSAPEDGQNLVGKESWNIVAGWPSFLPLAQQLANVLVSDDLQRLNVLAGQPLTLSVPAAVDAVAFQLIRPDQQTVQLMCQPSTTTEGNTCIYPTTDRRGVYRLTGPNVDSLFAVNINARQSDLRRLDPALLSALKATVYIPDRLTEMSGSAVQNDSVARYLLILLGGLLIGESCLAWFLGRRTA, encoded by the coding sequence ATGTATGCCGTTGTGTTAGCTCAAGTTGGCTTTTCTAGCGCCGCGATGTTGGCTTGGGGCGCTGCTGCTTTGATTCCGCTGGTACTACATTTATGGCGACAGCGACGGCGGATAAGTGTACCCTGGGCGGCCATGCAATTGCTACGACAGGTGCAAGCTCATCAAGCTCGCCGTGCCAAGCTTTTCCAATGGCTGCTGGTGCTGTTGCGCATGTCGCTGCTGGTTGTGCTGGCGTTGGCGTTGGCACGACCCTTTTGGACTTCCTCGACAGTCAGCGATGGCACATTCACTCAACCTGTCGGGAAGTTGTGGATACTGGTGGTCGATACCTCGTATTCCATGGGATATCGCGCCGACCAGCTAACGCGGCTGGAGCGGGCCACTGAGCGGGCCATGCAGATTCTGGCGGGCAGCCGTCCAGGAGATGCCTATGCATTAATTGCGGCCGAAGATCCCGCGCGGGGGGTGGTGGTCAGACCCACTTTGGACCGCCAGCGTATGGCGGCCGAAATCCAGCGACTGACCGATACTGCGTTGGGCTGCGATTTGGCTTCGGCCCTGACGATGGCTGATCAAATCGCCCAAGACGGCGCTCAAACCGGCGGTGTACCACGAACTGTTGAAATCGTTTTATTCAGCGATCTGAGCAGCGATTCGTGGCAGTCTGCCGTAGATGGACCGGCTGCGCGACTATGGCAGCAATTGCAACAGCGTTATCGAGTCACGATCGAGCCCATTGTCGATACGCGCCCAGTGAACATGGCTGTCGAAACGCTGACCGCCTCGGCGACGCGCGTCGTGACCGGCAATCCGATCAACGTTCAAGCTACCATTGCCAATTTCAGCGAGGCAGTGACTGGACTAGAGGTCGTCCTGGAACTCTCTGGACAAGTCGTCGCCAGGCAGCGTATCGATGTACCTTCTTACGATCGCCAGACGGTTCAATTTGAAATCAAAGCCTACCAGCCAGGCATGCAGGTCTTGTCTGTCAGCATCCCTACCGACCGTTTACTGATCGACAATTACCGTGATTTGATTATCGATGTTCGCTCGGCTCATCGCGTGCTGATTGTGGCCCACCAAACGCAAGTCATCAATGCTTGGGACCTGGCACTGCGGTCACACCACGAAGCGACGCGCGTCATCGCCGCCAGTAAGTTGCCGACAATGTCTCTGAAAGACTGGGATATCATCGTTATTGACAATCCCACGCCGACTGGACTGAACAGTCTGGAACGGTTGACCGAATATGTTCATGCTGGCGGTGCAGTCATCATGGCGATTGGTTCTAACCTGGGTGAAGATTTTCTTCAGGACATTCAACCGAACACTCTGACGGCTCTTACCAACCTACTGGGTTGTCGGTTGCGATCTGCCAGCCAGTATGGTTCCTGGGACATCGATCCATTGGAATACTCCAGTCCTGTGGTTTCGGCCTTTGCTGGATTTCCGAACTCTGGATTGCTGACGACGCCCATCTTTCGGTACTGGGTAACCGACGTTGCGAGCGCTGAGTTGCAGGTCGATCTAGCACTGGCTACGGGGAAGCCGCTCATTGTTCGACACGCGTTGGGTCAAGGCACTGTAGCCACATGGCTGTCTGCACCGGAAGACGGTCAGAATTTAGTCGGCAAGGAAAGCTGGAATATCGTCGCAGGCTGGCCTAGTTTTTTACCTTTGGCTCAACAACTGGCCAATGTACTGGTGAGCGATGACTTGCAGCGCCTCAATGTGCTGGCAGGCCAACCATTAACGCTGTCGGTGCCAGCAGCGGTTGATGCAGTGGCGTTTCAACTAATTCGTCCTGACCAACAAACCGTACAATTGATGTGTCAGCCATCAACAACAACTGAGGGCAACACATGCATTTATCCCACTACGGATCGGCGTGGAGTTTATCGGTTGACAGGACCGAACGTAGATTCACTGTTCGCAGTCAATATCAATGCCCGTCAAAGCGACCTGCGCCGTTTGGATCCCGCGCTGTTGTCTGCACTCAAAGCCACTGTCTATATCCCCGATAGGCTAACCGAGATGTCTGGTTCGGCAGTTCAAAATGATTCGGTAGCCCGTTATCTGTTGATACTGCTGGGGGGATTATTGATTGGCGAATCCTGTCTGGCATGGTTCTTGGGAAGGCGCACAGCATGA